In Desulfurella sp., one DNA window encodes the following:
- a CDS encoding hemerythrin domain-containing protein, with the protein MSKLIDDLLKEHKKLFSLLDELHNIDKEGAKEKLFESKNLFLMHLDKEDRFLYSKFDEAKSKGVNVEENVLKFKEEMEEISKDVVNFFDTYKKGITDKIQFARDFGKIYGMLKIRMIKEETQLYPVYEKHFG; encoded by the coding sequence ATGAGTAAATTGATTGATGATTTGCTTAAAGAACATAAGAAACTTTTTTCATTACTTGATGAATTGCACAACATTGACAAAGAAGGCGCCAAGGAAAAGCTTTTTGAAAGCAAAAACCTATTTTTGATGCATCTTGATAAAGAAGATAGGTTTCTATACTCAAAGTTTGATGAAGCAAAAAGCAAAGGTGTTAATGTAGAAGAAAATGTTTTAAAGTTTAAAGAAGAGATGGAAGAAATTTCTAAAGATGTGGTAAATTTCTTTGACACATACAAAAAAGGTATAACAGATAAGATTCAGTTTGCAAGAGATTTTGGGAAAATTTATGGTATGTTAAAAATCAGAATGATAAAAGAAGAAACACAGCTATATCCAGTTTATGAAAAACACTTTGGATAA